One region of Streptomyces sp. CG4 genomic DNA includes:
- a CDS encoding DNA polymerase III subunit delta' encodes MTVWDDLVGQEKVRAVLGGAARDADALVTAAAADEPLPEASKMTHAWLFTGPPGAGRNQAARAFAAALQCVSPDRALGGAPGCGFCDGCHTALLGTHADVTTVAAVGAEILVKDMRDTVRKSFTSPANGRWQIILVEDAERLNEKSANAVLKAVEEPAPRTVWLLCAPSIEDVLPTIRSRCRHLNLSTPSVAAVADMLVRRDGIEPQVAEAAARATQGHVDRARRLATDPAARDRRASVLKLPLRLDEVGACLRAAQELVDAAAEDAKQLAEEMDGKETEELKAALGAAQGGRLPRGTAGVMKDLEDMQKRRRTRTQRDSLDIALGDLTAFYRDVLALQLGSRVAIANADAEDALERLARGSTPESTLRRIEAIAACREALDRNVAPLLAVEAMTMALRAG; translated from the coding sequence ATGACCGTATGGGACGACCTCGTCGGGCAGGAGAAGGTGAGGGCGGTGCTCGGCGGCGCCGCGCGGGACGCCGACGCCCTCGTCACGGCCGCCGCGGCCGACGAGCCGCTGCCCGAGGCGTCGAAGATGACGCACGCCTGGCTGTTCACGGGCCCGCCCGGAGCGGGTCGGAACCAGGCGGCCAGAGCCTTCGCCGCGGCCCTGCAGTGCGTGAGCCCCGACCGCGCCCTCGGCGGAGCTCCCGGCTGCGGCTTCTGCGACGGCTGTCACACCGCGCTGCTCGGCACCCACGCGGACGTCACCACAGTGGCCGCCGTGGGCGCCGAGATCCTCGTGAAGGACATGCGGGACACGGTCCGCAAGTCGTTCACCTCCCCGGCGAACGGCCGCTGGCAGATCATCCTGGTCGAGGACGCCGAGCGGCTGAACGAGAAGTCGGCCAACGCCGTCCTCAAGGCGGTCGAGGAGCCCGCCCCGCGCACGGTCTGGCTGCTGTGCGCCCCCTCCATCGAGGACGTTCTGCCGACGATCCGCTCCCGCTGCCGCCACCTCAACCTGAGCACGCCGTCCGTGGCCGCGGTCGCCGACATGCTCGTACGGCGCGACGGCATCGAACCCCAGGTCGCCGAGGCCGCCGCCCGCGCCACCCAGGGGCATGTCGACCGGGCCCGGCGCCTGGCCACCGACCCGGCGGCCCGCGACCGCCGCGCCTCCGTGCTCAAGCTGCCGCTGCGGCTGGACGAGGTCGGTGCCTGTCTGAGGGCCGCCCAGGAACTGGTCGACGCGGCCGCCGAGGACGCCAAGCAGCTCGCGGAGGAGATGGACGGCAAGGAGACCGAGGAGCTGAAGGCGGCGCTGGGCGCGGCCCAGGGCGGCCGGCTGCCGCGCGGCACGGCGGGCGTGATGAAGGACCTCGAGGACATGCAGAAGCGCCGCAGAACCCGCACGCAGCGCGACAGCCTCGACATCGCCCTCGGCGACCTCACCGCCTTCTACCGCGACGTCCTCGCCCTCCAGCTCGGCTCCCGGGTCGCGATCGCCAATGCCGACGCCGAGGACGCCCTGGAGCGGCTGGCGCGTGGCAGCACCC